From one Coffea eugenioides isolate CCC68of chromosome 11, Ceug_1.0, whole genome shotgun sequence genomic stretch:
- the LOC113752905 gene encoding probable RNA-binding protein EIF1AD, whose translation MGGGRKNLKRAVEEETLTLQQGQSIMQVVDLRGSNLIEVMDAKGERSLAIFPAKFQKSMWIKRGNFVVVDETGREEAAEFGRKVGCVVIRVLFYEQVQVLQKSPEWPEVFKAATSGNSKQDLQSHTSNMEENDNSSDDDGLPPLEANTNRLRPFQSHSDTESASDSDSEA comes from the exons ATGGGAGGTGGACGGAAAAATTTGAAGAGGGCTGTTGAGGAAGAGACCTTAACGCTTCAACAAGGGCAAAGCATCATGCAAGTTGTGGACCTGCGGGGCTCCAATCTTATTGAG GTAATGGATGCAAAAGGGGAGAGATCGTTAGCTATATTTCcagcaaaatttcaaaagagCATGTGGATAAAACGAG GGAACTTTGTGGTGGTTGACGAGACTGGAAGGGAGGAAGCAGCTGAATTTGGTCGGAAAGTAGGTTGCGTTGTTATACGGGTTCTCTTTTATGAACAAGTACAAGTGCTCCAAAAATCTCCTGAATG GCCAGAAGTATTTAAAGCAGCAACTTCAGGAAATTCGAAGCAGGATTTGCAGTCGCACACTTCAAATATGGAGGAGAATGACAATTCAAGTGATGATGATGGACTTCCACCTTTAGAAGCCAATACAAACAGATTGAGACCTTTCCAATCACATTCAGATACAGAGTCAGCTTCAGATTCTGATTCCGAGGCCTGA